A single Paraburkholderia sp. D15 DNA region contains:
- a CDS encoding glyoxylate/hydroxypyruvate reductase A, whose product MSRCRRRQITAARRTAADEAISQERVCDGLALAATLPAGASLEYLVRRGESSVTGQLKKSRVLMLLTSKFVEQRYEVLRATAPEIEVLTALPEYIDSSIEAMFTFRLPAGVVPRLPALKLVASAGAGADGILGCEDLPAHVRVTRAVDPGLGFSMAQFVAMQILRQFRSLSAIEKQHAAAEWKWIDVPDARKFTVGLMGMGSMGRVVADVLTGLGFRVTGWVRNERPDSPVPTFSGEAGLAPFLSQSDFLVCLLPLTMQTRGLLNRETLSQLPRHSYVINVARGGIVVENDLLELIASGHLSGAALDVFATEPLPLDSPFWRHERVLVSPHCAAQPAVEPVVEQFIENLRRLSAGEKLLNEVDRTAGY is encoded by the coding sequence ATGTCTCGCTGTCGGCGACGCCAAATTACTGCCGCACGAAGAACTGCTGCAGACGAAGCGATTTCTCAAGAGCGCGTATGTGATGGACTTGCGCTGGCAGCTACTCTGCCGGCAGGCGCGTCGCTGGAATACCTCGTTCGCCGTGGAGAGAGCAGCGTGACCGGTCAACTCAAAAAATCGCGCGTGCTGATGCTGTTAACCTCGAAATTTGTCGAGCAACGTTATGAAGTTCTGCGCGCCACGGCGCCTGAGATCGAAGTGTTGACGGCACTCCCCGAATACATCGACAGCAGTATCGAGGCGATGTTTACTTTCAGGTTGCCGGCCGGCGTCGTACCGCGTTTGCCTGCGTTGAAGCTGGTCGCTTCCGCCGGTGCGGGCGCCGACGGCATTCTGGGATGCGAGGACTTGCCCGCGCACGTGCGGGTGACTCGGGCGGTCGATCCCGGCCTCGGCTTCAGCATGGCGCAATTCGTCGCGATGCAGATATTGCGTCAGTTTCGCTCGCTGTCAGCCATCGAAAAGCAGCACGCGGCGGCTGAATGGAAATGGATCGATGTACCGGACGCGCGCAAGTTTACGGTTGGCCTGATGGGCATGGGCTCGATGGGACGCGTCGTTGCAGATGTGCTGACCGGTCTCGGGTTTCGCGTGACGGGGTGGGTACGAAACGAGCGGCCAGACTCGCCCGTTCCGACCTTTTCCGGCGAGGCAGGTCTGGCGCCGTTTCTCAGTCAGAGCGACTTCCTGGTCTGCCTGCTTCCGCTGACCATGCAGACGCGCGGTCTTCTCAATCGCGAGACCTTGTCGCAGCTTCCGCGGCATAGCTATGTGATCAATGTCGCGCGCGGCGGCATCGTGGTGGAAAACGATCTACTCGAACTCATCGCGAGTGGCCATCTGAGCGGTGCGGCGCTCGACGTTTTCGCCACGGAACCCTTGCCTCTGGACAGTCCGTTCTGGCGGCACGAGCGTGTGCTGGTGTCGCCGCATTGCGCGGCGCAACCGGCGGTCGAACCGGTCGTCGAGCAGTTCATCGAGAATCTGCGACGGCTATCGGCTGGAGAAAAATTGCTGAACGAGGTCGATCGCACCGCCGGGTACTGA